A part of Aspergillus flavus chromosome 1, complete sequence genomic DNA contains:
- a CDS encoding putative glycosyl hydrolase — protein sequence MYNNPIIPGFNPDPSIIRVKNDFFLVTSSFEYFPGAPIYHSTDLIRWTLIGHALTRRSQIHIQTPEPGGGVWATTLRYHDGVYYIIAASFERYRPQDDDRVWPRGFYVKTENIWDSGSWSDPVFFDQVGFDQDLFWDDDGTVYLSSTYRKLNRTPNANLKDFAIHIATIDLASGASTSEPKLIRESTSGVSEGSHIFKRGKYYYLFTAEGGTESGHCEWVSRSETGPFGPWEVGPNNPLWRNGINDEVQNTGHADLVEDAQGRWWAVLLGVRPVRKDGYWEESVFGNFAHSLLGLCCRTNSIATVTIGRETFLIPVEWKDDWPIFNRGKKISLQSDTPHLYEYQHPVAWRDDFSSPELQLGWYRKNTPMRTDYSLTERPNHLRLHGGPYNLSVPSCPTLFLRKQIHHYCTWETKLSFSPQSQHTEAGTVVWWNYFTYSSIGIRLSPTKEGARIVRFRPAEGEVIDRELRSAVSDVVFFIECGDQYRFGFKEVNGTSSETQWIGEVQNSTMTQSPPVGAPFTGMMLGLYAFGERQRCLLPAEFGYAEFR from the exons ATGTACAACAATCCGATTATTCCCGGATTTAATCCCGACCCTTCCATTATCCGCGTGAAGAATGACTTTTTCCTCGTAACATCCTCCTTTGAATATTTCCCAGGAGCTCCGATATACCACAGCACCGATCTGATACGCTGGACCCTGATCGGCCACGCACTGACCAGGCGCAGTCAGATTCACATCCAGACCCCAGAACCTGGCGGTGGAGTTTGGGCGACCACCCTGCGATACCATGACGGTGTCTACTACATAATTGCGGCCAGCTTCGAGCGCTACCGCCCACAGGACGATGATCGTGTTTGGCCGCGTGGGTTCTATGTAAAGACCGAGAACATCTGGGACTCGGGTTCCTGGTCCGACCCGGTGTTTTTCGACCAGGTCGGATTCGATCAGGAT CTGTTTTGGGACGACGACGGCACAGTCTATCTATCATCGACCTATCGCAAACTGAATAGAACGCCGAACGCAAATCTTAAAGACTTCGCCATCCATATCGCTACTATTGATCTTGCTAGCGGTGCTTCCACCTCAGAACCGAAGCTCATCCGAGAGTCTACCTCTGGTGTCTCGGAGGGATCGCATATATTTAAGCGCGgaaaatactattatctttttactGCCGAAGGGGGCACAGAAAGCGGCCATTGTGAATGGGTGAGTCGCAGTGAGACAGGCCCGTTCGGCCCGTGGGAAGTGGGACCGAATAACCCACTCTGGAGAAATGGAATCAATGATGAGGTGCAAAATACTGGGCATGCAGACTTGGTAGAAGATGCACAGGGAAGATGGTGGGCTGTTTTGCTGGGTGTTCGACCGGTACGAAAAGATGGTTACTGGGAGGAGTCTGTTTTTGGTAACTTTGCTCATTCTTTGCTTGGCCTATGCTGCAGGACTAACTCGATCGCTACTGTGACAATAGGACGCGAAACATTCCTGATACCGGTTGAATGGAAGGATGATTGGCCAATCTTCAACCGGGGCAAAAAGATCTCTCTCCAATCCGACACTCCACACCTTTATGAGTATCAACATCCCGTAGCATGGAGAGACGATTTCTCGAGCCCAGAGTTGCAGCTAGGCTGGTACCGCAAAA ACACCCCCATGAGGACAGACTACTCGCTCACAGAGCGACCAAACCACCTCCGTCTACATGGTGGACCGTATAACCTCTCCGTTCCCAGCTGCCCAACTCTATTTCTCCGGAAACAGATCCACCATTACTGCACCTGGGAGACGAAATTATCTTTCAGCCCTCAGTCACAACATACAGAAGCTGGAACTGTCGTCTGGTGGAACTACTTCACATACAGCAGTATAGGGATCCGGCTCTCCCCTACCAAGGAAGGGGCACGTATTGTGCGATTCCGACCGGCTGAGGGAGAGGTCATTGATCGAGAACTACGAAGCGCAGTGTCGGATGTAGTATTCTTCATTGAATGCGGAGACCAGTATAGGTTTGGTTTCAAAGAGGTTAATGGCACTAGTTCCGAGACTCAATGGATAGGAGAGGTTCAGAACAGCACAATGACTCAGTCGCCGCCAGTCGGTGCACCTTTTACCGGGATGATGCTCGGACTGTACGCTTTCGGAGAACGACAACGCTGTTTGTTACCGGCAGAATTTGGATACGCCGAGTTTAGATAA
- a CDS encoding uncharacterized protein (expressed protein): MTHAMNTGNTDPENIVLTAHLGSCHDHVYLLRTMIASGIRPLDFRLADSLALLKTIQGPTEPSEIASLVAKYAEGLSYTSDGADSDARALRAVVMAAFPNVGAACYSFSISCRRFMARTGLNMMEVGNLTHIHHGPMSERAIICGESGKIIGYKVHSAQR; encoded by the coding sequence ATGACGCATGCTATGAACACGGGAAATACGGACCCAGAAAACATAGTGCTTACAGCACATCTTGGCTCCTGCCATGACCATGTATACCTGCTAAGGACAATGATTGCCTCCGGTATCAGACCGCTTGACTTCAGGCTCGCAGACTCCCTTGCGCTCCTCAAGACAATCCAAGGACCAACCGAGCCTTCGGAAATTGCCTCTCTCGTTGCTAAATACGCTGAAGGGTTGAGCTACACGTCCGATGGTGCGGACAGTGACGCACGGGCTCTCAGAGCGGTAGTCATGGCTGCGTTTCCGAACGTAGGTGCGGCCTGCTACTCATTCAGCATCAGCTGCAGAAGATTTATGGCGAGAACAGGCTTGAATATGATGGAAGTCGGTAATTTGACCCACATCCACCACGGTCCAATGTCTGAAAGGGCCATAATATGCGGAGAGAGCGGCAAGATAATTGGTTATAAAGTACACTCAGCACAGAGATAA
- a CDS encoding fungal-specific transcription factor domain protein — protein sequence MVTEGFDIAAQESVARRACDQCRLRKIRCDKRSPCSNCQSSQIACRSTGAGQKPSEPRRRVLISSQYERKIDSIDKRLGNIEAVLHDLRATALSGLHTPPQPCSKPTTFIAPSPSKTLNQHEPVTPFEGSSSLTAHSAYASQFLKNAFSKSHVQITSPKLDAALSTLKHIVDLQGSDTSTKHSEWLPQPRVTSLRELPLPPVDLVMQVLRDIKDKSFSWMQSLAYIGIDRVIDKCHEVFFASEDFSDEDFVIANGGLYFIFAEYEFVDENHQMREIYRNCMNMTRRNLQAGLVNLRLLMPASADAISALSLGAMHAIEISKPSFALTLISAASHLCQALGYHRESPMSHGSESARLNKVTLFWTVYCIDKALSLRLGRAATMPDYDISVPMVITVSGITEPWNTIYNLWIHHARIQGRVYEMLYSPKALSQPEEQRASQALQLASELQWMVMEPHKKEIDRQSLSLYDSLSVKTDEVAHLTLLTMIYRAIPAQDGTPGGFTSECVETARAALEHHQQCMKMLNACNKRQAVISYLHWTILHSPFTPFIVLFCHTIQYSSYADLHRLGDFVASLQPNSAFSEAIAKLHRLCQLFCNIAQLYLEAKAQPRTQEDQVIGQEFDTYFSALGLAPLAVEDADALLPTTSATIAGVGPTYAMQREVSHVPVIPPSTLQKWFSGNQHMMGLLEDDLPLFSSSVW from the exons ATGGTGACCGAGGGCTTCGACATTGCCGCTCAAGAGTCCGTCGCAAGACGCGCG TGCGACCAGTGCCGTCTAAGAAAG ATACGCTGTGATAAACGATCACCTTGCTCGAATTGCCAGAGCTCGCAGATTGCCTGCCGCTCCACTGGGGCAGGGCAGAAACCGTCGGAGCCACGGAGACGAGTTCTAATATCCAGTCAATA TGAAAGGAAGATCGACTCAATCGATAAACGATTAGGCAATATTGAAGCGGTTCTCCATGACTTGAGGGCTACCGCTTTATCCGGGTTGCACACTCCCCCGCAACCCTGTTCAAAACCTACAACCTTTATCGCGCCCAGTCCTTCCAAGACGCTGAATCAACATGAGCCCGTGACTCCGTTCGAGGGAAGCTCTTCTTTGACAGCGCATTCAGCATACGCGAGCCAATTTTTAAAAAACGCCTTCTCCAAGAGCCATGTGCAGATAACTTCTCCAAAACTGGATGCGGCTCTTTCGACACTTAAGCATATAGTCGATCTGCAAGGCAGTGATACTTCGACGAAACATAGCGAGTGGCTTCCACAACCCAGAGTCACGTCGCTACGGGAGTTGCCTTTGCCGCCCGTGGATCTAGTCATGCAGGTCCTACGGGATATTAAAG ATAAGTCGTTTTCATGGATGCAAAGCTTAGCCTACATTGGGATCGATCGCGTAATTGATAAGTGTCATGAGGTCTTCTTTGCGAGCGAGGACTTCTCCGACGAGGACTTTGTTATCGCCAATGGCGGCTTGTACTTCATATTTGCAGAGTACGAGTTTGTGGATGAAAATCACCAGATGAGGGAGATCTATCGGAATTGCATGAACATGACACGCAGGAATCTTCAGGCTGGCCTAGTCAATCTCCGACTTTTAATGCCAGCAAGCGCTGACGCCATTTCTGCGCTCAGTCTGGGG GCTATGCACGCCATTGAAATTTCCAAGCCCTCGTTCGCTTTAACCCTCATATCTGCCGCGTCACATCTGTGCCAGGCCCTGGGGTATCATCGAGAATCACCTATGAGCCATGGTAGCGAGAGTGCAAGACTAAATAAGGTCACTCTTTTCTGGACGGTATACTGTATTGACAAGGCCTTGTCCCTTCGGCTAGGACGTGCCGCTACTATGCCCGATTATGATATCTCGGTTCCAATGGTGATAACTGTATCCGGGATTACGGAGCCATGGAACACCATATACAATTTGTGGATACACCATGCTAGAATACAAGGAAGGGTGTACGAAATGTTGTACAGTCCGAAAGCGTTAAGCCAACCAGAGGAGCAACGGGCATCACAAGCACTTCAGCTGGCGTCGGAGTTACAgtggatggtgatggagCCACACAAG AAGGAGATAGATCGACAGAGTCTATCTCTGTATGATTCTCTTTCTGTCAAGACAGATGAAGTAGCCCATCTGACCCTCTTGACCATGATATACAGGGCGATCCCTGCGCAAGATGGCACTCCAGGTGGTTTTACCAGCGAGTGTGTCGAGACAGCCCGAGCTGCTCTGGAACATCATCAACAGTGTATGAAGATGCTGAACGCATGCAACAAAAGGCAGGCGGTCATCTCTTACCTCCATTG GACAATTCTGCATTCTCCATTTACCCCATTCATAGTCCTCTTTTGCCACACGATACAATATTCCTCATATGCAGACCTGCATCGTCTGGGAGACTTTGTAGCCTCCCTGCAACCGAACAGTGCATTTTCCGAAGCCATTGCAAAACTACACCGTCTTTGCCAGCTTTTCTGCAACATAGCACAGCTGTATCTTGAAGCGAAAGCCCAGCCACGAACCCAAGAGGATCAGGTAATAGGTCAAGAATTCGATACTTATTTCAGTGCGCTCGGGCTGGCACCCCTAGCGGTCGAGGATGCTGACGCACTGCTCCCGACTACGTCCGCTACTATTGCCGGTGTCGGACCTACATATGCCATGCAACGCGAGGTCTCTCATGTCCCTGTTATACCGCCGTCAACGTTACAAAAATGGTTCTCTGGCAATCAGCATATGATGGGGTTGTTGGAAGATGATCTTCCTCTCTTTAGTTCGTCGGTTTGGTGA